The sequence TGGAGGGCGAAACGCTCTTCCGTAAGATCAGCGGCGTTGACTTCGTTCTAGGCACCAGAGCTGTTGGACGCATCTCAAACGCCGTAAATGCAACGCTTACAGGCGAGCGGCATTATCTTGATATTGGCGAAAGGGAAGACGAATACGACTGGACGGTCGCCGATACTCATCGCCATTCGCCCTTTGTCGGCTTTTTACCGATCATCGAGGGTTGCAACAAGTTCTGCACCTACTGCATCGTGCCGTTTTCACGCGGAAGGGAACAGAGCCGGCCCGCCTCTGAGATCATTCGGCAGGTTCTGGAAATGCGTAGAAGCGGCATTAAAGAAGTGCATCTAATTGGTCAAAATGTTAATAGTTATCGTCCTGATCGCGACACGGGCCTAGAGTCTATAAGAGGGAAGTATCCATTCTCACGGCTCATCCGGGCCGTCGCAATGACCGGTATGGAGCGGATCAAGTTCACGACGTCATTTCCCCGAGATTTTCGCGACGATATCGTCGATGCTATCGAGGAACACGAAAACCTGTGTAACTGGGTGCATCTGCCGGTTCAGTCAGGCAGCGATCGTGTCCTGCGATCGATGAAGCGGGGCCACACCATTGATAACTACAAGGCGAAGATCGACCGGATCAGAGCCTCATCCCGCGATATTTCACTGACAACGGATATTATCGTGGGATTTCCGGGTGAAACAGAGGCTGATTTCCTCGATACCGTTGATCTTTTCGAGTACTGCGAGTTCGACAGCGCTTATATCTTTAAGTACTCACCGCGTCCCGGGACACCGGCATTTGCGATGAACGATAGTGTTTCGCCGGCGGAGAAAACGCTGCGCTTTCTTGAACTGGAAAGAACCCAGAAACGCATACAGGCCAAGAAGTTACGGAGCTATCTTAAACGAGTGCTTAATGTTTTGGTCGAGGCA is a genomic window of Chloracidobacterium sp. containing:
- the miaB gene encoding tRNA (N6-isopentenyl adenosine(37)-C2)-methylthiotransferase MiaB, which produces MQVNKVFFTEFDRFARLHMKKVYLETFGCQMNVSDSERVSTELARDGFEMTANEESADVVVFNTCSVRERAEHKLYTRVGQVRHRTDKKPVVGVMGCVAQLEGETLFRKISGVDFVLGTRAVGRISNAVNATLTGERHYLDIGEREDEYDWTVADTHRHSPFVGFLPIIEGCNKFCTYCIVPFSRGREQSRPASEIIRQVLEMRRSGIKEVHLIGQNVNSYRPDRDTGLESIRGKYPFSRLIRAVAMTGMERIKFTTSFPRDFRDDIVDAIEEHENLCNWVHLPVQSGSDRVLRSMKRGHTIDNYKAKIDRIRASSRDISLTTDIIVGFPGETEADFLDTVDLFEYCEFDSAYIFKYSPRPGTPAFAMNDSVSPAEKTLRFLELERTQKRIQAKKLRSYLKRVLNVLVEARSVRTADGLTGHSTCHRTVNFRGPSDLLGKIVNIRVTEVKANSLFGEVI